In a genomic window of Arvicanthis niloticus isolate mArvNil1 chromosome 8, mArvNil1.pat.X, whole genome shotgun sequence:
- the LOC117713735 gene encoding uncharacterized protein LOC117713735, with product MLETYRNLSAIGFNWEDRNIEEHHQSSRRHGRMHKSESCDKPSEHPQCKALACHCHAQRHESVHIEKIPCEVIQYVEAFAHHSSLQIHRRTQTLQNPYLSDQFGEACKFANHSHLKSHERINNREKPFECNQCGKAFANHSHLQRHKVIHTGEKPYECIRCGQSFPYHRSLQMHERIHTGEKPYKCNQCDKAFTNHTGLLRHKRTHSGEKPYECNQCGKTFSQHYNLLMHKRTHTGEKPYECNQCGKAFSYHRSLQMHERIHTGEKPYKCNQCDKAFSRHSSLQLHIRTHTGEKPYKCSQCDKAFSQHSHLGMHKRTHTGEKPYECSQCGKTFACHSRLQRHKKIHNVKKAYGYT from the exons GATGCATAAATCTGAATCATGTGATAAAC CCTCTGAACATCCTCAGTGTAAAGCCTTGGCATGTCACTGTCATGCTCAGAGGCATGAAAGCGTTCATATTGAAAAGATACCCTGTGAAGTTATTCAATATGTTGAAGCCTTTgcacatcacagtagtctccaaatacaTAGAAGAACACAAACTCTCCAGAATCCCTATTTATCTGATCAATTTGGTGAAGCCTGTAAATTTGCAAATCACAGTCATCTTAAAAGCCATGAAAGAATTAATAATAGAGAAAAACCCtttgaatgtaatcaatgtggtaaagcctttgcaaatcacagtcatcttcaaaggcataaagttattcatactggagagaaaccatatgaatgtatcCGATGTGGGCAATCCTTTCCATATCACAGGAGTCttcaaatgcatgaaagaattcatactggagagaaaccctacaagtgtaatcaatgtgataaagcctttacAAATCACACGGGTCTcctaagacataaaagaacacatagtggggagaaaccctatgaatgtaatcaatgtggtaaaaccttttcacaacactaTAATCTCCTAatgcataaaaggacacatacaggagagaaaccatatgaatgtaaccagtgtggtaaagccttttcatatcacaggaGTCttcaaatgcatgaaagaattcatactggagagaaaccctacaaatgtaatcaatgtgataaagccttctCACGACACAGTAGTCTCCAACTGCATATACGaactcatactggagagaaaccttacaaatgtagtcaatgtgataaagccttttcacagCACAGTCATCTTGGaatgcataaaagaacacatacaggagagaaaccctatgaatgtagtcaatgtggtaaaacctttgcaTGCCATAGTCGTCTTCAAAGGCATAAAAAAATTCATAATGTAAAAAAAGCCTATGGATATACTTAA